The Chryseobacterium nakagawai genome has a segment encoding these proteins:
- a CDS encoding chloride channel protein, which produces MKINRRRRLIRTFNLLDQPIRFNPFVFSRTFFMWAFTGLVGGIIAGGYWIVLEHFTEFLAHFQGWQVIPTMAICGLLAGLVIHFIGDPGEIHLIVNNIRFNKGKLEPKNNPSMILSSLFCVASGGSLGPEAPLVQVTGSTGTWLGKIFRLKGEELRSLSIAGMASGFTALFGAPLGGSLFSLEILHHKHAVEYYKAIIPALVASCFSYLMFALIIHLGIGATWDLKAYHYTGVYDFLYATLFGIVGTLFGWIFIFVVKFFKKIFEYKKFPIYIKTLVGGILLGIIAYNFPITRYFGHNEINQLIGGNFGLNFLILVLVFKILAIAITVTSGWRGGFIIPLFFVGTTLGLIIHNLFPGVDTTLAIVSCMAAINACVTRTPMSTTIILGTLTGFTYFVPILFASLTGYFLAPRIPFIGSQSEKLVEE; this is translated from the coding sequence ATGAAAATCAATAGAAGAAGACGGCTTATAAGAACGTTCAATCTTTTGGATCAGCCCATCAGGTTTAATCCGTTTGTGTTCAGCCGTACTTTTTTCATGTGGGCTTTTACAGGACTTGTAGGAGGCATTATTGCCGGTGGATATTGGATTGTACTGGAGCATTTTACTGAATTTTTAGCCCATTTTCAAGGCTGGCAGGTAATTCCTACGATGGCAATTTGTGGACTGCTGGCAGGATTGGTGATCCATTTTATTGGAGATCCCGGAGAAATCCATCTAATTGTCAATAACATTAGATTCAATAAAGGAAAACTGGAACCAAAAAATAATCCATCCATGATTCTTTCCTCACTTTTTTGTGTGGCATCAGGAGGAAGTTTAGGTCCGGAAGCTCCTTTGGTACAGGTTACCGGGTCTACAGGAACATGGTTAGGGAAAATTTTTAGATTAAAAGGTGAAGAATTACGTTCACTAAGTATTGCAGGGATGGCTTCAGGCTTTACGGCTCTTTTTGGTGCTCCGCTTGGAGGAAGTCTTTTTTCACTGGAAATTCTGCATCATAAACATGCAGTTGAATATTATAAAGCCATTATTCCGGCTTTGGTAGCAAGTTGTTTCAGTTATCTGATGTTTGCTTTGATTATCCATTTGGGAATTGGAGCAACCTGGGATTTGAAAGCCTATCATTACACCGGAGTATATGATTTTTTATATGCTACCTTATTTGGAATTGTAGGAACTCTTTTTGGTTGGATTTTCATCTTCGTAGTGAAGTTTTTCAAAAAGATTTTTGAATATAAAAAATTTCCAATCTATATCAAAACATTAGTAGGAGGGATTCTTTTAGGGATTATTGCTTACAATTTTCCGATTACAAGATATTTTGGACACAACGAGATCAATCAGTTGATCGGAGGGAATTTCGGACTGAACTTTCTGATTCTGGTTTTGGTCTTTAAAATATTAGCTATTGCCATTACAGTAACTTCAGGGTGGAGGGGTGGTTTTATTATCCCGCTGTTCTTTGTGGGAACTACATTAGGATTAATTATTCATAATTTATTTCCGGGTGTAGATACTACCTTAGCCATTGTAAGCTGCATGGCTGCGATCAATGCCTGTGTGACAAGAACTCCGATGAGTACTACCATTATTCTGGGAACACTAACGGGGTTTACTTATTTTGTTCCGATTTTGTTCGCAAGTCTTACAGGATATTTCCTGGCTCCTAGGATTCCGTTTATTGGTTCTCAGTCTGAAAAGCTAGTAGAAGAATAA
- a CDS encoding DUF423 domain-containing protein has protein sequence MKTITLVFGAVYGMVSVILGAFGAHALKKILAVERLESFETGVRYQMYAAFFLLIIGYILKFETSAERWTSILMIAGTLLFSVSIYFLSMQDYLGMNLKFLGPITPLGGLMMILSWGMLILYFVKNKI, from the coding sequence ATGAAAACAATTACTTTAGTTTTTGGAGCGGTTTACGGAATGGTGTCTGTAATCCTAGGGGCATTCGGAGCACACGCTTTAAAGAAAATATTAGCTGTGGAAAGACTGGAAAGTTTTGAAACAGGAGTAAGATATCAGATGTATGCAGCCTTTTTCCTGCTGATTATCGGGTATATCTTGAAATTTGAAACTTCTGCTGAAAGATGGACCTCAATTTTAATGATTGCAGGTACCCTTTTATTCTCAGTGAGTATCTATTTCCTGAGCATGCAGGATTATCTGGGAATGAATCTTAAATTTTTAGGACCTATCACTCCGCTTGGAGGCTTGATGATGATCTTAAGCTGGGGAATGTTGATTCTTTATTTTGTTAAAAACAAAATCTAA
- a CDS encoding bacteriocin-like protein — protein MKKLKKLSKKDLKTIKGGGDFCKPGAGDICGQYGLECGMWFSYTGGQYIESHMACM, from the coding sequence ATGAAAAAATTAAAAAAACTTTCTAAGAAGGATTTGAAAACCATTAAAGGTGGTGGTGATTTTTGTAAGCCTGGAGCAGGTGACATTTGTGGCCAATATGGCTTAGAGTGTGGAATGTGGTTCTCTTACACTGGAGGACAATACATTGAATCTCACATGGCTTGTATGTAA
- a CDS encoding GLPGLI family protein encodes MKLFILILTILSSITSAQNITFIYELNKPNTQTEYYYLDVLGKQSVFRSESARKADSLALINGYYASKKPTFEHLYSFKNLISKKIYKSVTHPALYDLYYINIDENLDWNVHQEKQKIGEFECQKATTKYGGKTWIAWFDVNNPLQEGPYIFHGLPGFIVKLTDVDKDFDFNLIRIKRSSKNNQFNIRKGKEINWETYKKLQEDYYSDPFSAIKAQGYKMKIGDDKGNTLDMSFKDLTGNLQKQLKEKNSPIELNQKVEFK; translated from the coding sequence ATGAAGTTATTTATTTTAATACTTACTATTTTATCAAGTATTACTTCAGCACAAAACATAACATTTATATATGAACTTAATAAGCCTAATACTCAAACTGAATATTACTACTTGGATGTGTTAGGCAAACAATCAGTTTTTCGTTCTGAAAGTGCAAGAAAAGCAGATTCTCTTGCATTAATTAATGGCTATTACGCATCTAAAAAACCAACATTTGAGCATTTATATTCCTTTAAAAATTTAATAAGTAAAAAGATATATAAAAGTGTTACACATCCTGCTCTGTATGATCTATATTATATTAATATAGATGAAAATTTAGATTGGAATGTTCATCAAGAAAAACAAAAGATTGGAGAATTTGAGTGTCAAAAAGCGACTACTAAATATGGAGGGAAAACATGGATCGCTTGGTTTGATGTAAATAATCCCTTACAGGAAGGCCCGTATATTTTTCATGGTCTTCCAGGGTTCATTGTGAAGTTAACAGATGTTGATAAAGATTTTGATTTTAATCTTATTAGAATAAAGAGGTCAAGTAAAAATAATCAATTCAATATACGAAAAGGAAAAGAAATCAATTGGGAAACATACAAAAAACTACAAGAAGACTATTATTCTGATCCTTTTTCTGCAATAAAAGCTCAAGGATATAAAATGAAAATAGGAGATGATAAAGGTAACACCCTTGATATGAGCTTTAAGGATCTTACGGGCAATCTTCAAAAGCAATTAAAAGAAAAAAACTCACCTATAGAGTTAAATCAGAAAGTTGAATTCAAATAA
- a CDS encoding acyltransferase family protein, which produces MKNNFNWLRLLFSTLVIFSHSFDLTGGEDFLFTITKTTSFGAIAVAFFFVLSGYLIFQSLENSKSLFDYFWKRVLRLFPGLFVMLCFSMLIMIFINYKVLFYKDFWFYLPNNLSLYRVQYNVPGIFANNPYPNAINGSLWSLAYEFSMYIVVSFLFFINLETIRKFLLIFGFLTSICFTALNPDFLKEFFNLINLEPILFWKLSSLFFGGALMNLKKLKKIKWNPFLFSILLASIAISFYYKVFEITSPFLFPLLVIPLGEAYFKVFQLPKKLGDISYGVYIYAFFIQQLFMTFLNLSPVLLFTLSTIVTYILSYFSWHLVEKQMKKFKSVFSPQLQTH; this is translated from the coding sequence ATGAAGAATAACTTTAATTGGCTTCGCTTACTGTTCTCTACATTGGTAATATTTTCCCATTCTTTTGATCTTACCGGAGGTGAAGATTTTCTTTTTACTATTACTAAAACAACTTCATTCGGAGCAATTGCTGTAGCTTTTTTCTTTGTTTTAAGCGGTTATCTTATTTTTCAAAGTCTCGAAAATTCAAAGTCCCTTTTTGACTACTTCTGGAAAAGAGTTTTAAGGCTTTTTCCTGGTCTTTTTGTAATGCTTTGTTTCTCAATGCTTATTATGATTTTTATAAACTATAAAGTGCTTTTTTATAAAGACTTTTGGTTTTATCTTCCAAATAATTTAAGCTTATATAGAGTTCAATATAATGTTCCAGGTATATTTGCAAACAATCCATACCCTAATGCTATTAATGGCAGCCTATGGTCTCTCGCTTATGAGTTTAGCATGTATATTGTCGTAAGCTTTTTGTTTTTTATTAACTTAGAAACAATTAGAAAATTCTTGTTAATATTTGGTTTTCTTACAAGTATCTGCTTTACTGCTTTAAATCCTGATTTTCTGAAAGAATTTTTTAATTTAATTAATCTTGAACCTATTCTTTTCTGGAAACTTTCTTCCTTATTTTTTGGAGGAGCTTTAATGAATTTAAAAAAATTAAAAAAGATTAAGTGGAATCCTTTTTTATTTTCCATTCTATTGGCCTCCATAGCGATCAGTTTCTATTATAAAGTATTCGAAATTACTTCTCCATTTCTATTTCCTTTATTAGTTATTCCATTGGGTGAAGCTTACTTTAAAGTATTCCAGCTTCCAAAAAAACTAGGAGACATATCATATGGGGTCTATATTTATGCCTTTTTTATTCAGCAACTTTTTATGACCTTTTTAAACCTGTCTCCCGTTTTATTATTTACTTTATCAACTATTGTTACTTATATATTGTCTTATTTTTCATGGCATTTGGTTGAAAAACAAATGAAAAAATTTAAGTCTGTTTTTAGTCCTCAATTACAAACTCATTAA